In one Rhodococcus sp. B50 genomic region, the following are encoded:
- a CDS encoding ABC transporter substrate-binding protein gives MRKVGLLAAGTGLALLVSACGGGSAGTEADGATPAGLARAGEVTFCTDPEYPPMEYYAEGDTSTPIGFTSDGARALADLWEVEAKWQITSFDGLMPGLQAGRCDVLWTALYMSPERLEVADAAAFLETGPGLLVRSGDTSITSSEDLSGKTVAVQGGGSNELTIRALSEELEAAGLPGITVQAYPKTAETVAAVTNGKADALIETDVAVVEMVSKSGGALVAVPDVFPVDTKFGVFTKKDSPLSPAVAEGIETLVENGTLQEIAVEYGLDPARVVTG, from the coding sequence ATGAGAAAAGTAGGACTTCTCGCAGCCGGCACCGGCCTCGCCCTGCTCGTCAGCGCATGCGGAGGCGGATCCGCCGGCACCGAGGCGGACGGCGCCACCCCTGCCGGTCTGGCCCGTGCCGGTGAGGTCACCTTCTGCACCGACCCCGAGTACCCCCCGATGGAGTACTACGCCGAAGGCGACACCAGCACCCCGATCGGATTCACGTCCGACGGCGCCCGCGCTCTCGCCGACCTGTGGGAGGTCGAGGCGAAGTGGCAGATCACGTCGTTCGACGGCCTCATGCCCGGCCTGCAGGCCGGTCGCTGCGACGTCCTGTGGACCGCGCTGTACATGAGCCCCGAGCGCCTCGAGGTCGCCGACGCCGCCGCATTCCTCGAGACGGGCCCGGGCCTGCTCGTCCGGAGTGGCGATACCTCGATCACCAGCTCCGAAGACCTGTCGGGCAAGACGGTCGCAGTGCAGGGTGGTGGTAGCAACGAATTGACCATCCGCGCCCTGTCTGAGGAACTCGAGGCCGCCGGCCTGCCCGGTATCACCGTCCAGGCCTACCCCAAGACCGCCGAGACGGTCGCAGCCGTGACCAACGGCAAGGCCGACGCCCTCATCGAGACCGACGTCGCCGTCGTCGAGATGGTCTCCAAGTCCGGCGGTGCCCTCGTCGCGGTGCCGGACGTCTTCCCCGTCGACACGAAGTTCGGTGTGTTCACCAAGAAGGATTCGCCGCTGAGTCCGGCTGTCGCCGAAGGGATCGAGACACTCGTCGAGAACGGGACCCTGCAGGAGATCGCCGTCGAGTACGGTCTCGATCCCGCCCGCGTCGTGACGGGTTGA
- a CDS encoding amino acid ABC transporter permease: protein MTFDFEIFLSALTSSAFFKGAWLSIALAAASMLFATLIGFGVALLRISDNRLARTVGGAYVWFFRAIPTLLVLLIIWNAGPQLFPALRENWFSPFLAAFIGFAVVEAAYMAEILRSALLSVDDGQRLAARAIGLPPHKVMLKVVLPQAIKVALPPMGNEFIALLKYTSLASVISLRELLTTAQVGVSNTFRYAEYYSAALVYYLVIVTALMGVQTLIERRYRWVSSGITTAPTAGTKKETVTT, encoded by the coding sequence ATGACCTTCGACTTCGAGATCTTCCTCTCCGCGCTGACGTCCTCGGCGTTCTTCAAGGGGGCCTGGCTGTCGATCGCGCTCGCGGCTGCATCGATGCTCTTCGCCACCCTGATCGGCTTCGGTGTCGCCCTGCTGCGCATCAGCGACAATCGCCTCGCCCGCACCGTCGGTGGCGCCTACGTGTGGTTCTTCCGCGCCATCCCGACGCTGCTGGTGCTCCTGATCATCTGGAACGCCGGTCCGCAGTTGTTCCCCGCGCTGCGGGAGAACTGGTTCAGCCCCTTCCTCGCGGCCTTCATCGGATTCGCGGTGGTCGAGGCCGCGTACATGGCGGAGATCCTGCGCTCGGCGCTGCTGAGTGTGGACGACGGTCAACGCCTCGCGGCCCGCGCCATCGGCCTGCCTCCGCACAAGGTGATGCTGAAGGTCGTTCTGCCGCAGGCGATCAAGGTCGCGCTGCCGCCGATGGGCAACGAGTTCATCGCGTTGCTCAAGTACACCTCCCTCGCCTCGGTCATCTCCCTGCGTGAGCTGCTCACCACGGCGCAGGTCGGGGTGTCGAACACCTTCCGCTACGCCGAGTACTACAGCGCCGCACTCGTCTACTACCTCGTCATCGTCACCGCGCTGATGGGTGTGCAGACGCTGATCGAACGCCGCTACCGATGGGTCTCGTCCGGGATCACCACAGCCCCGACGGCCGGCACGAAGAAGGAGACGGTGACAACATGA
- a CDS encoding amino acid ABC transporter ATP-binding protein has product MTGTALLETIGLRKTYGSNEILKGVDFAIESGQVKAVLGPSGSGKSTILRLMSLLEPVDGGSILLNGKEIGVETGRDGRTVPLPERKLARERTNIGMVFQKFNLFAHLDVLRNVTLGLTEVHGVPKDEALHRAERMLDRVGMSQRMRHYPSELSGGQQQRVAIARALVLDPAVMLFDEPTSALDPELVNEVLSVMEDLAQQGMTMIVVTHETRFARRVADEVALFDSGVIVEQAPPEQFFTAPEHERTREFLSHIH; this is encoded by the coding sequence ATGACCGGCACCGCACTGCTCGAGACGATCGGTCTCCGGAAGACCTACGGCAGCAACGAGATCCTCAAGGGCGTCGATTTCGCGATCGAATCCGGACAGGTCAAGGCCGTGCTGGGTCCATCCGGTTCCGGCAAGTCCACGATCCTGCGCCTGATGTCGCTGCTCGAGCCCGTCGACGGCGGTTCGATCCTGCTGAACGGCAAGGAAATCGGGGTCGAGACGGGCCGGGACGGACGAACGGTCCCACTCCCCGAGCGCAAGCTCGCCCGCGAACGTACCAACATCGGCATGGTCTTCCAGAAGTTCAACCTCTTCGCGCATCTCGATGTGCTCCGCAACGTCACGCTCGGTCTCACCGAGGTGCACGGGGTTCCGAAGGACGAGGCCCTGCACCGGGCCGAGCGGATGCTCGACCGGGTGGGCATGTCCCAGCGCATGCGCCACTATCCGTCGGAGCTGTCGGGTGGCCAGCAGCAGCGCGTCGCGATCGCCCGGGCCCTGGTCCTCGACCCGGCAGTGATGCTGTTCGACGAACCCACCTCGGCTCTCGACCCCGAACTCGTCAACGAGGTCTTATCCGTGATGGAAGACCTTGCCCAGCAGGGCATGACGATGATCGTGGTCACCCACGAGACCCGGTTCGCCCGTCGCGTCGCCGACGAGGTCGCCCTGTTCGACAGCGGTGTCATCGTCGAGCAGGCTCCACCCGAGCAGTTCTTCACCGCCCCGGAGCACGAACGCACCCGCGAGTTCTTGTCCCACATTCACTGA
- a CDS encoding C-terminal binding protein, producing MASPIAVYTDLDDLDPSEGIALLEAEGFEVRVLETRDPDTIAAAAADASALLVGYAPVDAELLDRLPRLGIVSMLSRGYDSVDIDAANARDVWVATVGDVASTEVATHTWALALAAVRRLDFFALSGPRGWLDRPTYAPRRLADVTFGLVGVGRIGSEVAALAAGSVGAILGYDRAGRDLPAGVTSASLADVVAQSDVVSIHLPLDDSTEKLFDADLLATMRPGSWLINVSRGGIVDSDALADALDSGHLAGAALDVLDVEPPLPGDRLAEHPNVLLTPHVAYLSDRTAREYIRMQATNVVEWYRTGAPSHSVTNPHEVIA from the coding sequence ATGGCATCCCCGATCGCGGTCTACACCGATCTCGACGACCTCGACCCCAGCGAGGGCATCGCCCTGCTGGAGGCCGAAGGCTTCGAGGTCCGTGTGCTCGAGACCCGCGACCCCGACACGATCGCCGCCGCCGCGGCGGACGCGTCCGCGCTGCTCGTCGGCTACGCCCCCGTCGACGCCGAGCTCCTCGACCGCCTCCCCCGGCTGGGCATCGTCTCGATGCTCTCGCGTGGCTACGACTCCGTCGACATCGACGCAGCCAACGCCCGCGACGTCTGGGTGGCCACGGTCGGGGATGTCGCCTCCACGGAGGTCGCCACCCATACCTGGGCCCTGGCCCTCGCAGCCGTGCGACGGCTCGACTTCTTCGCCTTGTCGGGACCTCGCGGCTGGCTCGACCGCCCCACCTACGCGCCCCGTCGCCTCGCCGACGTCACGTTCGGGCTCGTCGGGGTCGGCCGCATCGGCAGCGAGGTCGCGGCGCTCGCAGCCGGCTCCGTCGGCGCGATCCTCGGTTACGACCGGGCCGGCCGCGACCTGCCGGCGGGCGTCACCTCCGCCTCCCTCGCCGACGTCGTCGCCCAGTCCGACGTCGTCTCCATCCACCTACCCCTCGACGACTCCACCGAGAAGCTGTTCGATGCCGACCTGCTCGCGACGATGCGACCCGGATCATGGCTGATCAACGTCTCGCGCGGCGGCATCGTCGACTCCGACGCCCTCGCCGACGCGCTCGACTCCGGCCACCTGGCCGGCGCCGCCCTCGACGTGCTCGACGTCGAACCACCGCTGCCCGGCGACCGGCTCGCCGAGCACCCGAACGTCCTGCTGACCCCGCACGTGGCGTACCTGTCCGACCGCACGGCCCGCGAGTACATCCGCATGCAGGCCACCAACGTCGTCGAGTGGTACCGCACCGGAGCTCCGTCGCATTCCGTCACGAACCCGCACGAGGTGATCGCATGA
- a CDS encoding sugar phosphate isomerase/epimerase family protein — protein MSIRLEMFQSLWAMEDLPWRGTPWTLSEQLDRLADEHFDGVAVDLGARGKPEAGVLAPLLRERDLRSAVFAFLRDDTDLDAALRYADTIGADRMVVCGCVFDPDDTVVVDTVHRWFTTAAAAGVAMQLETHRNTLTDDMRRTTRLLQDIDPAVNLAIDLSHYVAGSEIPTTPTPEIDAHIEALFARAESVQGRVATRCQVQIPLGFPQHREWEELFTGWWTRAFTAILDRRARDGSDEPVMFCTELGTTPYAITDRDGVELSDRWGDALTLRDRAVACFAEATTRTSTLTTPGASR, from the coding sequence ATGAGCATCCGACTCGAGATGTTCCAGTCCCTGTGGGCCATGGAGGATCTGCCGTGGCGCGGCACCCCGTGGACCTTGTCCGAGCAGCTCGACCGCCTCGCCGACGAGCACTTCGACGGTGTCGCAGTCGATCTCGGCGCCCGCGGCAAGCCCGAGGCCGGCGTCCTGGCCCCGCTGCTCCGCGAGCGCGACCTGCGGTCGGCGGTCTTCGCCTTCCTCCGCGACGACACCGACCTCGACGCGGCCCTGCGCTACGCCGACACGATCGGCGCCGACCGGATGGTCGTGTGCGGCTGCGTCTTCGACCCGGACGACACCGTCGTGGTCGACACCGTGCACCGTTGGTTCACCACCGCAGCGGCGGCGGGTGTCGCGATGCAGCTCGAGACACACCGCAACACCCTCACCGACGACATGCGCCGCACCACACGGCTGCTCCAGGACATCGACCCCGCCGTGAACCTGGCCATCGATCTGTCGCACTACGTGGCCGGCAGCGAGATCCCGACGACGCCCACCCCCGAGATCGACGCGCACATCGAGGCCTTGTTCGCCCGTGCCGAATCCGTCCAGGGCCGGGTCGCGACCCGCTGCCAGGTCCAGATCCCGCTCGGCTTCCCACAGCACCGCGAGTGGGAGGAGCTGTTCACCGGCTGGTGGACCCGCGCGTTCACCGCGATCCTCGACCGCCGCGCCCGCGACGGCAGCGACGAGCCCGTCATGTTCTGCACCGAACTCGGTACCACTCCCTACGCCATCACCGACCGCGACGGCGTCGAGTTGTCCGACCGGTGGGGCGACGCCCTCACGCTGCGCGACCGGGCCGTCGCCTGCTTCGCCGAGGCCACCACTCGTACTTCCACCCTCACGACCCCAGGAGCGTCACGATGA
- a CDS encoding aromatic ring-hydroxylating oxygenase subunit alpha, whose amino-acid sequence MSTLQFPLPERTTTSTGNVVIDGPLSDLPSGRALVPARAYTGIEEFDHEQKSIFSSGWVWAGYAHWVAEPGAVHPVTIGGKPLLLVHGEDGQIRVFHNSCRHRGMALTEEPLVVQGRIQCAYHCWSFKLDGTLAAAPYYTRERRSKIDPEVAERLSLLLVASHTWAGMIFVDLSATDTDPQACADSFAIHLSPLLERWSHIDFTRLHLAGEKKFEVDANWKLVVENFLDFYHLPFVHPQVGPVTASLDVDDVALHPDVIGGSYPRGAAGKAEKTAKTLPWLGDVPEDRLERQDIFCLFPNALVFLEADWFQVIGYHPEAPDRTVEHMAIFVDSSAAGDDFAETRSQLCEVLWHVNEQDMPMLHRLQIGRNSPGSDSTNLVSHWDQITALFQDRVARKAGYR is encoded by the coding sequence ATGAGCACCCTGCAGTTCCCCCTGCCGGAGCGGACCACCACCTCGACCGGCAACGTCGTGATCGACGGCCCGCTGTCCGACCTCCCTTCCGGTCGCGCCCTCGTCCCCGCCCGCGCCTACACCGGTATCGAGGAGTTCGACCACGAACAGAAGAGCATCTTCTCGTCGGGCTGGGTGTGGGCCGGCTACGCCCACTGGGTCGCCGAGCCGGGCGCGGTGCATCCCGTCACCATCGGCGGCAAGCCGCTGCTGCTCGTGCACGGTGAAGACGGGCAGATCCGCGTCTTCCACAACTCGTGCCGGCACCGCGGCATGGCGCTGACCGAGGAACCGCTGGTCGTGCAGGGGCGCATCCAGTGTGCCTACCACTGCTGGTCGTTCAAGCTCGACGGAACACTGGCGGCCGCACCCTATTACACCCGCGAGCGCCGTTCGAAGATCGATCCCGAGGTCGCCGAGCGTCTGAGCCTGCTGCTGGTCGCGAGCCACACGTGGGCCGGCATGATCTTCGTCGACCTGTCGGCGACCGACACCGATCCGCAGGCCTGCGCCGACAGCTTCGCCATACACCTCTCCCCGCTGCTCGAGCGTTGGTCGCACATCGACTTCACCCGCCTGCACCTGGCCGGGGAGAAGAAGTTCGAGGTCGACGCGAATTGGAAGCTGGTCGTGGAGAACTTCCTCGACTTCTACCACCTTCCATTCGTGCACCCGCAGGTCGGCCCGGTCACCGCCTCCCTCGACGTCGACGACGTCGCGCTGCACCCCGATGTCATCGGCGGCAGCTATCCGCGCGGCGCGGCGGGCAAGGCCGAGAAGACGGCCAAGACGCTGCCGTGGCTCGGCGACGTCCCCGAGGACCGTCTCGAACGCCAGGACATCTTCTGCCTCTTCCCCAACGCACTGGTGTTCCTCGAGGCCGACTGGTTCCAGGTCATCGGCTACCACCCCGAGGCTCCCGACCGCACGGTCGAGCACATGGCGATCTTCGTCGACTCCTCCGCTGCCGGTGACGATTTCGCCGAGACCCGCTCGCAGCTGTGCGAGGTGCTGTGGCACGTCAACGAGCAGGACATGCCGATGCTGCACCGCCTGCAGATCGGCCGCAACTCCCCCGGCTCCGACTCGACGAACCTCGTCTCGCACTGGGATCAGATCACCGCGTTGTTCCAGGACCGCGTTGCACGAAAGGCAGGCTACCGATGA
- a CDS encoding PDR/VanB family oxidoreductase, with protein sequence MTALLESSIDRTPRTRSARVTGITWEAEGILSVTLADPSGEPMPAWEPGAHVDMELSQGLTRQYSLCGDPADLRSWTVAVRLAADSRGGSAYVHSTLRPGDILRVQGPRQHFPLEDAPAYVFVAGGIGITPLLPMIEATAARSANVAVHYAYSGHVPARFVERLAATGVPVHLHPSAEGERLDLKVLCADLDSGTLVYSCGPERMLTELTALLPAEALRIESFSPAPAEPPVASASESSACSVQLGADGPVVEVAEDESVLDALERSGADVMWSCREGTCGSCEVVVLSGEIDHRDNILDDTERAEGKCFFPCVSRPITKAVLDL encoded by the coding sequence ATGACCGCGCTGCTCGAGAGCTCGATCGACCGCACACCCCGCACCCGCTCGGCGCGCGTCACCGGGATCACCTGGGAGGCCGAGGGAATCCTGTCGGTGACCCTCGCCGACCCGTCCGGTGAGCCGATGCCGGCCTGGGAGCCGGGCGCTCATGTCGACATGGAACTGTCGCAGGGCCTCACCCGCCAGTACTCGCTGTGCGGGGATCCGGCCGACCTGCGCAGCTGGACCGTCGCGGTGCGACTCGCCGCCGACTCCCGCGGTGGTTCCGCCTACGTGCACTCGACACTTCGGCCCGGCGACATCCTGCGTGTGCAGGGTCCGCGTCAGCATTTCCCGCTCGAGGACGCACCGGCCTACGTCTTCGTCGCCGGCGGAATCGGGATCACCCCGCTGCTGCCGATGATCGAGGCCACCGCCGCGCGCAGTGCGAATGTGGCGGTGCACTACGCGTATTCGGGTCACGTTCCTGCGCGGTTCGTCGAACGTCTCGCCGCGACCGGTGTGCCCGTGCACCTCCACCCCTCCGCCGAGGGTGAACGTCTCGACCTGAAGGTGTTGTGCGCAGATCTCGACTCGGGGACGCTCGTGTACTCGTGCGGCCCGGAACGCATGCTCACCGAACTGACGGCACTTCTTCCGGCCGAGGCGTTGCGCATCGAGTCGTTCTCGCCCGCACCCGCGGAGCCCCCGGTGGCATCCGCATCGGAGTCGTCCGCATGTTCGGTGCAGCTCGGCGCCGACGGTCCGGTCGTGGAGGTCGCGGAGGACGAATCCGTCCTCGACGCTCTGGAACGCTCCGGCGCGGATGTCATGTGGTCGTGCCGCGAGGGCACCTGCGGCAGCTGCGAGGTCGTGGTGCTGTCCGGCGAGATCGACCACCGCGACAACATCCTCGACGACACCGAACGCGCCGAAGGAAAGTGTTTCTTCCCGTGCGTGTCCCGGCCGATCACGAAGGCGGTGCTCGACCTGTGA
- a CDS encoding class II aldolase/adducin family protein, translating into MTDTVVATEELRLRRELAAVYRLVAHFGMTDLIFTHISLRLPGPEPRFLINPYGLLFEEITASNLVVVDPHGMPVGDTGALVNPAGFVIHGAIHAARPDAHCVLHTHTRAGCAVAATTDGLLPVNQMSMEFYDRVAYHDYEGVALSLDEQTRLVTDLGDKPVMILRNHGLLTVGSTPAQAFLRMFYLNRACEIQVTAAATGPLVLPPPEVCERSARQLTGTDTGDDFVDPGADLAWAAMLRLLDRIAPGYAD; encoded by the coding sequence GTGACCGACACCGTCGTCGCCACCGAGGAACTGAGGCTGCGCCGCGAGCTGGCCGCCGTGTACCGGCTCGTCGCGCACTTCGGGATGACCGACCTGATCTTCACGCACATCTCATTGCGGCTACCGGGACCGGAACCGCGGTTCCTCATCAACCCCTACGGCCTGCTGTTCGAGGAGATCACCGCCTCGAATCTCGTCGTGGTCGACCCGCACGGCATGCCCGTCGGCGACACCGGCGCCCTGGTCAATCCGGCCGGTTTCGTCATCCACGGCGCGATCCATGCGGCCCGCCCCGACGCGCACTGCGTCCTGCACACCCACACCCGGGCGGGCTGCGCGGTCGCGGCGACCACCGACGGTCTGCTGCCCGTGAACCAGATGTCGATGGAGTTCTACGACCGCGTCGCCTACCACGACTACGAGGGTGTCGCGCTGAGCCTCGACGAACAGACCCGGCTCGTCACCGACCTCGGCGACAAGCCGGTCATGATCCTCCGCAACCACGGGCTCCTGACCGTGGGAAGCACTCCCGCCCAGGCGTTCCTGCGCATGTTCTATCTGAACCGGGCATGCGAGATCCAGGTGACGGCTGCCGCGACCGGCCCACTCGTTCTGCCCCCGCCTGAGGTGTGCGAACGCAGCGCACGCCAGCTCACCGGCACCGACACCGGCGACGACTTCGTCGATCCGGGCGCCGACCTCGCGTGGGCCGCGATGCTGCGCCTGCTCGACCGCATCGCGCCCGGCTATGCCGACTGA
- the speB gene encoding agmatinase produces the protein MSPIGPVDASQIPRYNGPGTFARLPRLDEVTSTDVAIVGVPFDTGVSYRPGARLGPAHVRASSKLLRPYNPTLDVSPFAAMQVSDAGDIACNPFNIDEAVSDIERGADALTGDGTRLLTIGGDHTIALPLLRSVARRHGPVAVVHFDAHLDTWDTYFGASITHGTPFRRASEEGLIDKEASMHVGTRGPLYSDKDLSDDKMLGFSAVTSPEIEIDGVAAAIERMLARIGDRPVYVSVDIDVLDPAHAPGTGTPEAGGLTSRELLRMLRAFAGTNLVGADIVEVSPSYDHAEITGIAAAHVGYELLSAMALPKA, from the coding sequence ATGAGCCCCATCGGACCCGTCGACGCCTCGCAGATCCCCCGCTACAACGGGCCCGGCACCTTCGCGCGACTGCCTCGCCTCGACGAGGTCACCAGCACCGACGTCGCCATCGTCGGCGTCCCCTTCGACACCGGCGTGAGCTACCGGCCCGGGGCCCGCCTCGGCCCGGCCCACGTGCGCGCCTCCTCCAAGCTGCTGCGCCCCTACAACCCGACGCTCGACGTCTCGCCATTCGCCGCGATGCAGGTCTCCGACGCCGGCGACATCGCGTGTAATCCGTTCAACATCGACGAGGCGGTCAGCGACATCGAGCGCGGCGCCGACGCCCTCACCGGTGACGGCACGCGCCTGCTCACCATCGGCGGCGATCACACCATCGCACTGCCGCTGCTGCGCTCGGTCGCGCGTCGCCACGGACCGGTCGCCGTCGTCCACTTCGACGCGCACCTCGACACCTGGGACACCTACTTCGGCGCGTCGATCACGCACGGCACCCCGTTCCGTCGCGCGTCGGAAGAGGGCCTGATCGACAAGGAGGCCAGCATGCACGTCGGCACCCGCGGCCCCCTCTACAGCGACAAGGATCTCTCGGACGACAAGATGCTCGGCTTCTCCGCCGTCACCTCCCCGGAGATCGAGATCGACGGTGTCGCGGCGGCCATCGAACGGATGCTCGCCCGCATCGGCGACCGCCCCGTCTACGTCTCCGTCGACATCGATGTCCTCGACCCCGCCCACGCCCCGGGCACCGGCACCCCCGAGGCCGGTGGCCTGACGAGCCGCGAACTGCTGCGCATGCTGCGCGCGTTCGCCGGTACCAACCTCGTCGGCGCCGACATCGTCGAGGTCTCCCCGTCCTACGACCACGCCGAGATCACCGGCATCGCGGCCGCGCACGTCGGCTACGAACTGCTCTCCGCCATGGCCCTGCCGAAGGCCTGA
- the gabT gene encoding 4-aminobutyrate--2-oxoglutarate transaminase has protein sequence MPEIEYRIPQQRRLVTELPGPRSAALTERRRNAVGAGVASSVPVYAADVDGGIVLDVDGNALIDLGSGIAVTSVGASDPVVVKAIQDQAAHFTHTCFMVTPYEGYIAVAERLAELTPGDHAKRTVLFNSGAEAVENAVKIARVATGRRTVVVFDHAYHGRTNLTMAMTAKNKPYKEGFGPFAADVHRVPASYPFREGLAHDGTPISGAQAAQRAIEQIDKQVGAHNVAAIVIEPIQGEGGFIVPAEGFLPALVDWAKANDIVFVADEVQTGLARTGAWFASDAEGIVPDLVTIAKGVAGGMPLAAVTGRADLIDAVHGGGLGGTYGGNPVACAAALATLDRMAELDLCGRARQIEQIAVPRLQALADEVEVIGEVRGRGAMLAVELVHPGTRDPNPEAAAAIAARALAEGVILLTCGTYGNVIRLLPPLVISDDLLVDGLDVLADAVRATAGVLVGATQ, from the coding sequence ATGCCCGAGATCGAATACCGCATCCCTCAGCAACGCCGGCTCGTCACCGAGCTGCCCGGCCCGCGCTCGGCCGCGCTCACCGAGCGGCGCCGCAATGCCGTCGGCGCGGGTGTCGCGTCGTCCGTACCCGTCTACGCGGCCGACGTCGACGGCGGCATCGTCCTCGACGTCGACGGCAACGCCCTCATCGACCTCGGCTCCGGCATCGCCGTCACATCCGTCGGCGCGTCGGATCCGGTGGTGGTGAAGGCGATCCAGGATCAGGCCGCGCACTTCACGCACACCTGCTTCATGGTCACCCCCTATGAGGGCTACATCGCCGTGGCGGAGCGGCTCGCCGAGCTCACCCCGGGCGACCACGCCAAGCGCACGGTGCTGTTCAACAGCGGCGCGGAGGCCGTGGAGAACGCCGTGAAGATCGCGCGGGTCGCGACGGGCCGCCGCACCGTGGTCGTGTTCGACCACGCCTACCACGGCCGCACCAACCTGACGATGGCGATGACGGCGAAGAACAAGCCGTACAAGGAGGGTTTCGGTCCGTTCGCCGCGGACGTCCACCGCGTCCCGGCGTCCTATCCCTTCCGCGAAGGCCTTGCCCACGACGGCACCCCGATCAGCGGTGCGCAGGCCGCGCAGCGCGCCATCGAGCAGATCGACAAGCAGGTCGGCGCGCACAACGTCGCGGCGATCGTCATCGAACCGATCCAGGGTGAGGGTGGCTTCATCGTGCCCGCCGAGGGGTTCCTGCCCGCGCTGGTCGACTGGGCGAAGGCCAACGACATCGTCTTCGTCGCCGACGAGGTGCAGACCGGCCTGGCCCGCACCGGCGCGTGGTTCGCGAGCGACGCCGAGGGCATCGTCCCCGACCTGGTGACCATCGCCAAGGGTGTCGCCGGCGGTATGCCGCTGGCGGCGGTGACCGGTCGCGCCGACCTCATCGACGCCGTCCACGGCGGTGGTCTCGGCGGCACCTACGGCGGCAACCCTGTCGCGTGTGCCGCGGCGCTGGCGACCCTGGACCGCATGGCCGAGCTGGACCTGTGCGGGCGGGCCCGGCAGATCGAGCAGATCGCGGTACCGCGACTGCAGGCCCTGGCCGACGAGGTGGAGGTGATCGGGGAGGTCCGTGGGCGCGGGGCGATGCTCGCCGTCGAACTCGTGCACCCCGGTACCCGCGATCCGAACCCCGAGGCCGCCGCGGCGATCGCGGCCCGGGCGCTCGCCGAGGGCGTCATCCTGCTCACCTGCGGCACCTACGGCAACGTCATCCGTCTGCTGCCGCCGCTGGTGATCTCCGACGACCTGCTCGTCGACGGTCTCGACGTGCTCGCCGATGCCGTGCGCGCGACTGCCGGCGTCCTTGTCGGAGCAACGCAGTGA